In a genomic window of Labilithrix sp.:
- a CDS encoding carbohydrate-binding family 9-like protein has translation MKASSIVLLVLLAAGCVGGKQQISAEDKAKLAANILDAVPPDAKKTDVNFENKVHLVGYKIEPEIAGPGAQVKATYYWRCDEPLEEGWRLFTHLQHEGFDRHEGLDGVGPLREARGNSQVLGPDRWERGKIYADEQTFTMPKELKGPDSLLYVGIFKGDARLTIRSGPNDGDNRAIVAKLKTGIAPKPEQKRGVNDVPELDVMKLGANEKIVIDGNGNDKAWGGAASTGPFVDVGTGKPNTSFPINGSAKLLYDDENLYVLITVSDPDVVGYFTTKEEQPKDWTAGGQPMTWNRHTAEIMIDPDGDGDNVNYYEIQINPQNKVFKSQFDGYNKPKVEPQGPFGHEDWDPKMKTQVVVKGTIDNPADKDEGYTVEAQIPWKAFEKGAKELPPKPGGTWRFNFYAMANNGGVAWSPILGQGNFHKASRFGRVRWVTKDFLALGADAGAGDAGLADAGAAKADAGATVKDAGK, from the coding sequence GTGAAAGCCTCCTCGATCGTCCTCTTGGTTCTGCTCGCGGCCGGCTGTGTCGGCGGCAAGCAGCAGATCTCGGCGGAAGACAAAGCGAAGCTCGCGGCGAACATCCTCGACGCGGTCCCGCCCGACGCGAAGAAGACCGACGTCAACTTCGAGAACAAGGTCCACCTCGTCGGCTACAAGATCGAGCCCGAGATCGCGGGTCCGGGCGCGCAGGTCAAGGCCACGTACTACTGGCGCTGCGACGAGCCGCTCGAGGAAGGCTGGCGTCTCTTCACCCACCTCCAGCACGAGGGCTTCGATCGCCACGAGGGCCTCGACGGCGTCGGCCCGCTGCGCGAGGCGCGCGGCAACAGCCAGGTGCTCGGCCCCGACCGCTGGGAGCGCGGGAAGATCTACGCCGACGAGCAGACCTTCACGATGCCGAAGGAGCTCAAGGGGCCCGACTCGCTGCTCTACGTCGGCATCTTCAAGGGCGACGCGCGCCTGACGATCCGGAGCGGGCCGAACGACGGCGACAACCGCGCGATCGTCGCGAAGCTCAAGACCGGGATCGCCCCGAAGCCGGAGCAGAAGCGCGGCGTCAACGACGTGCCCGAGCTCGACGTGATGAAGCTCGGCGCGAACGAGAAGATCGTCATCGACGGCAACGGCAACGACAAGGCCTGGGGAGGCGCAGCGAGCACCGGCCCTTTTGTCGACGTGGGAACGGGTAAACCGAACACCTCGTTCCCGATCAACGGCAGCGCGAAGCTGCTCTACGACGACGAGAACCTCTACGTCCTCATCACCGTCTCGGACCCCGACGTCGTCGGCTACTTCACGACGAAGGAAGAGCAGCCGAAGGACTGGACCGCGGGCGGCCAGCCGATGACCTGGAACCGCCACACCGCCGAGATCATGATCGACCCCGACGGTGACGGCGACAACGTCAACTACTACGAGATCCAGATCAACCCGCAGAACAAGGTCTTCAAGAGCCAGTTCGACGGCTACAACAAGCCGAAGGTCGAGCCGCAGGGTCCGTTCGGTCACGAGGACTGGGACCCGAAGATGAAGACCCAGGTCGTCGTGAAGGGGACGATCGACAACCCCGCCGACAAGGACGAGGGCTACACCGTCGAGGCGCAGATCCCGTGGAAGGCCTTCGAGAAGGGCGCGAAAGAGCTTCCGCCGAAGCCGGGCGGCACGTGGCGCTTCAACTTCTACGCGATGGCGAACAACGGCGGCGTCGCGTGGTCGCCGATCCTCGGGCAGGGGAACTTCCATAAGGCCTCCCGCTTCGGGCGCGTGCGCTGGGTGACGAAGGACTTCCTCGCGCTCGGCGCCGACGCCGGGGCAGGGGACGCGGGGCTCGCCGACGCCGGCGCGGCGAAGGCCGACGCCGGCGCGACCGTCAAAGACGCGGGCAAGTAG
- the ffh gene encoding signal recognition particle protein, with translation MFDAIAKGFRQAKNRLAGLTELTESNIESALREVRLSLLEADVELGVAKAFLARVKDRALGEVVRIKTKGQGGEKMQVSAGDQFTKICHDELVAFMSPPEGEPAIKLAEKGKGPTAIMMVGLQGSGKTTTTAKLARYLQKENHKPLLVAADMQRPAAVEQLQVLGKSVEVPVFNIPGASPVEICAKAEDEARKLGCDVIIYDTAGRLAIDEKLMEELGEIKKRVEPENILLVVDAMIGQDAVKVSKGFNDRLGITGVVLTKLDGDARGGAAMSVKEVTGASVRFAGIGEGMDKFEEFRPEGMASRVLGMGDVVGLMKDFQDVIDEEKAAEEAMKMLQGDFSLDDFLSQIRMIQKMGSLKDIVGKIPGMDQLPTDVNLDDRELVKIEAMISSFTKFEKKDPYALIRDPSRVTRIAKGSGTPEQAVSELVQRFLFMKQMMSNMGGMGGMGGMGGLLGNLPGMKQLGAMKNMRNMAKQMQGMGGMPGFPGMGGFPGMGMGGFPGMMGGGGNPADSMTKMKALSDKEKNAKKAQRKREKEARKKSRR, from the coding sequence ATGTTTGACGCGATCGCGAAGGGTTTCCGGCAGGCCAAGAACCGTCTGGCAGGGCTCACCGAGCTCACCGAGTCGAACATCGAGAGCGCGCTCCGCGAGGTGCGGCTCAGCCTCCTCGAGGCCGACGTCGAGCTCGGCGTCGCGAAGGCGTTCCTCGCGCGCGTGAAGGATCGCGCGCTCGGCGAGGTCGTCCGCATCAAGACGAAGGGGCAGGGCGGCGAGAAGATGCAGGTCTCCGCCGGCGATCAGTTCACGAAGATCTGCCACGACGAGCTCGTCGCGTTCATGTCGCCGCCCGAAGGCGAGCCCGCGATCAAGCTCGCGGAGAAGGGAAAAGGACCGACCGCGATCATGATGGTCGGCCTCCAGGGCTCCGGCAAGACGACGACGACGGCGAAGCTCGCGCGCTACCTCCAGAAGGAGAACCACAAGCCGCTCCTCGTCGCCGCCGACATGCAGCGCCCCGCCGCCGTCGAGCAGCTCCAGGTGCTCGGCAAGAGCGTCGAGGTCCCCGTCTTCAACATCCCCGGCGCCTCGCCGGTCGAGATCTGCGCGAAGGCGGAGGACGAAGCGCGGAAGCTCGGCTGCGACGTCATCATCTACGACACCGCCGGCCGCCTCGCGATCGACGAGAAGCTCATGGAGGAGCTCGGCGAGATCAAGAAGCGGGTCGAGCCCGAGAACATCCTCCTCGTCGTCGACGCGATGATCGGTCAAGACGCGGTGAAGGTCTCGAAGGGCTTCAACGATCGCCTCGGCATCACCGGCGTCGTGCTCACGAAGCTCGACGGCGACGCGCGCGGCGGCGCGGCGATGAGCGTCAAGGAGGTCACCGGCGCGTCGGTGCGCTTCGCCGGCATCGGCGAGGGCATGGACAAGTTCGAGGAGTTCCGGCCCGAGGGCATGGCGAGCCGCGTCCTCGGCATGGGCGACGTCGTCGGCCTGATGAAGGACTTCCAGGACGTCATCGACGAAGAGAAGGCCGCCGAAGAGGCGATGAAGATGCTCCAGGGAGACTTCTCCCTCGACGACTTCCTCTCCCAGATCCGGATGATCCAGAAGATGGGCAGCCTCAAGGACATCGTCGGGAAGATCCCCGGCATGGACCAGCTGCCGACCGACGTGAACCTCGACGATCGGGAGCTCGTGAAGATCGAGGCGATGATCTCGAGCTTCACCAAGTTCGAGAAGAAGGACCCCTACGCGCTCATCCGCGACCCCTCGCGCGTCACGCGCATCGCGAAGGGATCCGGCACGCCCGAACAAGCCGTGAGCGAGCTCGTCCAGCGCTTCCTCTTCATGAAGCAGATGATGAGCAACATGGGCGGCATGGGCGGAATGGGCGGCATGGGCGGCCTCCTCGGCAACCTCCCCGGCATGAAGCAGCTCGGCGCGATGAAGAACATGCGCAACATGGCGAAGCAGATGCAGGGCATGGGCGGCATGCCCGGCTTCCCGGGCATGGGTGGGTTCCCCGGCATGGGCATGGGTGGGTTCCCGGGCATGATGGGAGGAGGAGGCAACCCCGCCGACTCGATGACGAAGATGAAGGCGCTCTCCGACAAGGAGAAGAACGCGAAGAAGGCGCAGCGGAAGCGCGAGAAAGAGGCGCGCAAGAAGAGTCGCCGTTGA
- a CDS encoding OmpA family protein, with product MKITKLALGALTALAIEAVAGAASAQQTGFALDRYEPAERGSQFFVADTLDFRGHLRPALGATLDYGYKPLVAYDMAGNERASIVRHQLFTHLGGSLVLFDRFRFGLNAPVAVYQAGQDTVVNGSPFRSASKPAFGDVRLAADVRILGEYGDVFTLAGGVRAWLPTGARSQFTSDGSIRLAPQAMAAGDIGPFTYAARLALVYRARDDAYAGSPLGSELMGHGAFGLKTLDDKLVIGPEIFATSVFTDSASFFKTRGTPAEWLFGAHYDVGALRIGAGVGGGMTRGYGAPQLRTLLSIEYAPTYETPDRDKDGIPDREDACPDVPGVHSSDPNKNGCPPPKAPSDRDGDGIIDAEDACPDDPGPRTNDPKTNGCPDRDKDGIPDKLDACPDVPGVHSSDPNKNGCPPDRDGDGIADSEDACPDVPGVKDVDPKKNGCPPDRDADGVIDAEDACPDVPGPRDPDPKKNGCPLVVVTEKEIKILEQVKFKFDSAEILKESDTILDAVKVVLAAHPEIAKVRVEGHTDNVGRPEYNKSLSERRAASVMKWLTDRGIDKKRLVSQGFGQEQPIDDNKTDQGRANNRRVAFTILEHAAAGSKP from the coding sequence ATGAAGATCACGAAGCTTGCTTTGGGAGCACTGACGGCGCTGGCGATCGAGGCGGTCGCCGGCGCGGCCTCCGCGCAGCAGACGGGTTTCGCGCTCGATCGCTACGAGCCGGCGGAGCGCGGCAGCCAGTTCTTCGTGGCGGACACGCTCGACTTCCGCGGCCACCTGCGTCCGGCCCTCGGCGCGACGCTCGACTACGGCTACAAGCCGCTCGTCGCCTACGACATGGCGGGGAACGAGCGCGCGTCGATCGTACGTCATCAGCTCTTCACGCATCTGGGCGGGAGCCTGGTCCTCTTCGATCGCTTCCGCTTCGGCCTCAACGCGCCGGTCGCGGTGTACCAGGCGGGCCAGGACACGGTCGTCAACGGTTCGCCCTTCCGCTCGGCGAGCAAGCCGGCGTTCGGCGACGTGCGTCTCGCCGCCGACGTCCGCATCCTCGGCGAATACGGCGACGTCTTCACGCTCGCGGGCGGCGTCCGCGCGTGGCTCCCCACCGGCGCGCGCTCTCAGTTCACGAGCGACGGCTCGATCCGTCTCGCGCCGCAGGCGATGGCGGCCGGCGACATCGGTCCTTTCACCTACGCCGCGCGCCTCGCGCTGGTCTATCGCGCGCGCGACGACGCGTACGCCGGCAGCCCGCTCGGCAGCGAGCTCATGGGCCACGGCGCCTTCGGCCTGAAGACGCTCGACGACAAGCTCGTCATCGGCCCCGAGATATTCGCGACGAGCGTGTTCACCGACAGCGCCTCGTTCTTCAAGACACGCGGCACCCCCGCGGAGTGGCTCTTCGGCGCCCACTACGACGTCGGCGCCCTCCGCATCGGCGCCGGCGTCGGCGGCGGCATGACCCGCGGCTACGGCGCCCCCCAGCTCCGCACGCTCCTCTCGATCGAGTACGCCCCCACCTACGAGACACCGGACCGCGACAAGGACGGCATCCCCGACCGCGAGGACGCATGCCCCGACGTCCCGGGCGTGCATAGTTCGGATCCGAACAAGAACGGCTGCCCGCCGCCGAAGGCCCCATCCGACCGCGACGGCGACGGCATCATCGACGCAGAGGACGCCTGCCCCGACGATCCGGGCCCGCGCACGAACGACCCGAAGACGAACGGCTGCCCCGACCGCGACAAGGACGGCATCCCGGACAAGCTGGACGCGTGCCCCGACGTCCCGGGCGTACATAGTTCGGATCCGAACAAGAACGGGTGTCCGCCCGATCGCGACGGCGACGGCATCGCGGACAGCGAGGACGCGTGTCCCGACGTCCCGGGCGTGAAGGACGTCGATCCGAAGAAGAACGGCTGTCCCCCCGATCGTGATGCGGACGGCGTCATCGACGCGGAGGACGCGTGCCCCGACGTCCCGGGCCCGCGCGATCCCGACCCGAAGAAGAACGGCTGCCCGCTCGTCGTCGTGACGGAGAAGGAGATCAAGATCCTCGAGCAGGTGAAGTTCAAGTTCGACAGCGCCGAGATCCTGAAGGAGTCGGACACGATCCTCGACGCGGTGAAGGTGGTCCTCGCCGCGCACCCGGAGATCGCGAAGGTGCGCGTAGAGGGTCACACCGACAACGTGGGCCGACCCGAGTACAACAAGTCGCTCAGCGAGCGCCGCGCCGCGTCGGTCATGAAGTGGCTGACGGATCGCGGCATCGACAAGAAACGTCTCGTCTCTCAGGGCTTCGGCCAGGAGCAGCCGATCGACGACAACAAGACCGACCAAGGCCGCGCAAACAACCGCCGCGTAGCCTTCACCATCCTCGAGCACGCAGCCGCGGGCTCGAAGCCGTAG
- a CDS encoding phytoene dehydrogenase has product MSSSKHYDVVVLGGGIGALTAAALLARRSWRVLVLGQGWRRPTYAYDGITLARRPFTFLSASSPAWGRVLVELAQSQTFRRRLSSLDPMLQVLAPDIRLDLPPDTQLFAREIDREFPAVRRVVDDLYAELARKNADADAAFERDAVWPPGGFWERRETARALASLPYLDGADFLAELPRDHAFREVVTAPARFASDQAGPLPPFAIARLHGAWTRGVHRLSGGEDELSEFLLERVRAHGGDTRLNDRARAIVHKGGKVRGVIVDGDETPTGVTFVVSDLPTASLMELAPDVDADPDEKSPLVEPAGARFVASFVVRPEGLPAELAAESFLLPKSGRAVHLQKSPLSPDGHVLLVAESLLDADANADAGAHGVTRAREEILSTVMTLLPFVERHLVLCDSPHDGRPLWDFRSPSAGDPQVGDKSWNLRAQHVDRARLRGAGASLEPEAMVPRFRVTRPALEGLAGEAIRAPLGNVFVTGKSVLPSLGQEGELLAAWGVARVITRTDRRKEKMLREMWSKVELS; this is encoded by the coding sequence TTGAGCAGCTCGAAGCACTACGACGTCGTGGTGCTCGGCGGCGGCATCGGCGCGCTCACCGCGGCGGCGCTCCTGGCGCGTCGCTCCTGGCGCGTGCTGGTCCTCGGGCAGGGCTGGCGCCGCCCCACCTATGCGTACGACGGCATCACGCTGGCGCGTCGTCCCTTCACGTTCCTCTCCGCGTCGTCGCCGGCGTGGGGCCGCGTCCTCGTCGAGCTGGCGCAGTCGCAGACCTTCCGCCGCCGCCTCTCGTCGCTCGACCCGATGCTGCAGGTCCTCGCGCCGGACATCCGTCTCGATCTCCCCCCCGACACGCAGCTCTTCGCGCGCGAGATCGACCGCGAGTTCCCGGCGGTGCGCCGCGTCGTCGACGACCTCTACGCCGAGCTCGCGCGCAAGAACGCCGACGCGGACGCGGCCTTCGAGCGCGACGCGGTGTGGCCGCCGGGCGGCTTCTGGGAGCGCCGCGAGACCGCGCGCGCCCTCGCGTCCCTGCCGTACCTGGACGGCGCGGACTTCCTCGCGGAGCTCCCCCGCGACCACGCCTTCCGCGAGGTCGTCACCGCGCCGGCGCGCTTCGCCTCCGACCAGGCCGGCCCGCTCCCCCCCTTCGCGATCGCGCGCCTTCACGGCGCATGGACGCGCGGCGTGCATCGCCTCTCCGGCGGCGAAGACGAGCTGTCGGAGTTCCTCCTCGAGCGAGTGCGCGCGCACGGCGGCGACACGCGCCTCAACGACCGCGCGCGCGCGATCGTGCACAAGGGCGGCAAGGTCCGCGGCGTGATCGTCGACGGCGACGAGACCCCCACCGGTGTGACGTTCGTGGTCTCCGATCTCCCGACCGCAAGTCTGATGGAGCTCGCGCCCGACGTGGACGCGGACCCCGACGAGAAGTCGCCGCTGGTCGAGCCGGCGGGCGCGCGCTTCGTCGCGTCGTTCGTGGTGCGCCCGGAGGGCTTGCCGGCGGAGCTCGCGGCAGAGTCGTTCCTGCTCCCGAAGTCGGGGCGCGCGGTGCATCTCCAGAAGAGCCCGCTTTCCCCGGACGGCCACGTCCTCCTCGTCGCGGAGTCGCTGCTCGACGCCGATGCCAACGCCGACGCCGGCGCGCACGGCGTGACGCGCGCCCGCGAGGAGATCCTGTCGACGGTGATGACGCTCCTCCCGTTCGTGGAGCGCCACCTGGTGCTCTGCGACTCACCGCACGACGGCCGTCCGCTCTGGGACTTCCGCTCCCCGAGCGCGGGCGACCCGCAGGTGGGCGACAAGAGCTGGAACCTACGGGCGCAGCACGTCGATCGCGCGCGGCTGCGCGGGGCGGGCGCATCGTTGGAGCCGGAGGCGATGGTCCCACGCTTCCGCGTCACGCGCCCGGCGCTGGAGGGCCTCGCCGGCGAGGCGATCCGAGCGCCGCTGGGCAACGTGTTCGTGACGGGCAAGAGCGTGCTCCCGTCATTGGGCCAGGAAGGCGAGCTCCTCGCCGCATGGGGCGTAGCACGCGTCATCACGCGCACGGACCGTCGCAAGGAGAAGATGCTCCGCGAGATGTGGAGCAAGGTGGAGCTGTCGTGA
- a CDS encoding phosphoribosylglycinamide formyltransferase codes for MKPSFTLGVLVSGTGTNLQAILDAIAEGTLEARVGVVVSNVATAKALDRAKAAKVPAIVVDHRAFDDRASFDAAIVEVLRSHGADCVVLAGFMRLVTSTLLDAYPNRIVNVHPALLPSFPGTHAQRQALLYGVGLSGCTVHFVDAGVDTGPIIAQGPVPVLDDDDEASLSARILAKEHELLPKVLQWIADGRVTIEQPAGGRPRARVRR; via the coding sequence GTGAAGCCGTCGTTCACGCTCGGCGTGCTCGTGTCCGGCACCGGCACGAACCTGCAGGCGATCCTCGACGCGATCGCGGAGGGCACGCTCGAGGCGAGGGTCGGCGTCGTCGTCTCCAACGTCGCGACGGCGAAGGCGCTCGATCGCGCGAAGGCGGCGAAGGTCCCCGCGATCGTGGTCGATCACCGGGCGTTCGACGATCGGGCTTCCTTCGACGCCGCGATCGTCGAGGTCCTTCGCTCGCACGGCGCCGACTGCGTGGTCCTCGCGGGCTTCATGCGCCTCGTCACGTCGACGCTCCTCGACGCGTACCCGAACCGGATCGTGAACGTGCACCCCGCGCTGCTCCCGTCGTTCCCGGGCACGCACGCGCAGCGTCAGGCGCTCCTGTACGGCGTGGGCCTCTCGGGCTGCACGGTGCACTTCGTCGACGCGGGCGTCGACACGGGGCCGATCATCGCGCAGGGCCCGGTGCCGGTGCTCGACGACGACGACGAGGCGAGCCTCTCCGCGCGCATCCTGGCGAAGGAGCACGAGCTCTTGCCGAAGGTCCTGCAGTGGATCGCGGACGGACGCGTCACGATCGAGCAGCCCGCGGGCGGCCGGCCGCGGGCGCGGGTGAGGCGTTGA
- the purM gene encoding phosphoribosylformylglycinamidine cyclo-ligase: MAISYREAGVDIDAGDELVERIKPFAKATRIPEVLADVGGFAGLCAVPGGIEDPVLVSGTDGVGTKLKVAFLTGIHDTIGFDLVGMCVNDVVTTGARPLFFLDYFGTGKLELGVAAKVIEGIAAACKESGCALLGGETAELPGMYAPGEYDLAGFVVGVVARKKIVDGKRVAAGDKVIGVASSGLHSNGYSLARRVLFDAMKLAPSDKPAALGGVSVGEALLAPTRLYARHVRAVLDAGVDVRAMSHITGGGLPGNLPRVLPEGLGVRLPPSRWARPAILDLIAAQVEERELRRVFNLGVGFVFVVPAADADRARAAIAEPTIDLGEVVSLPAGTDFEARVVFP, encoded by the coding sequence ATGGCGATCTCCTACCGCGAGGCCGGCGTCGACATCGATGCAGGTGACGAGCTCGTCGAGCGCATCAAGCCGTTCGCGAAGGCGACGCGCATCCCCGAGGTGCTCGCCGACGTCGGCGGTTTCGCCGGTCTCTGCGCGGTCCCGGGCGGCATCGAAGACCCCGTCCTCGTGAGCGGCACGGACGGGGTGGGCACGAAGCTGAAGGTCGCGTTCCTCACCGGCATCCACGACACGATCGGCTTCGACCTCGTCGGCATGTGCGTGAACGACGTCGTGACGACGGGCGCGCGCCCGCTCTTCTTCCTCGACTACTTCGGGACGGGCAAGCTCGAGCTCGGCGTCGCGGCGAAGGTCATCGAGGGGATCGCGGCGGCGTGCAAGGAGTCGGGCTGCGCGCTCCTCGGCGGCGAGACGGCGGAGCTCCCGGGCATGTACGCGCCGGGCGAGTACGATCTCGCGGGCTTCGTGGTCGGCGTCGTCGCGAGGAAGAAGATCGTCGACGGCAAGCGCGTCGCCGCGGGCGACAAGGTGATCGGCGTCGCGTCGAGCGGCCTCCACTCGAACGGCTACTCGCTCGCGCGCCGCGTCCTCTTCGACGCGATGAAGCTCGCGCCCTCCGACAAGCCCGCCGCGCTCGGTGGGGTGTCGGTCGGCGAAGCGCTCCTCGCGCCGACGCGTCTCTACGCGCGCCACGTCCGCGCGGTGCTCGACGCAGGCGTCGACGTCCGCGCGATGAGCCACATCACGGGCGGCGGCTTGCCGGGCAACCTCCCGCGCGTCTTGCCGGAGGGCCTCGGCGTGCGCCTCCCGCCGTCGCGCTGGGCGCGTCCTGCCATCCTCGATCTCATCGCTGCCCAGGTGGAGGAGCGCGAGCTCCGTCGCGTCTTCAACCTCGGCGTGGGCTTCGTCTTCGTGGTGCCGGCCGCGGACGCGGACAGAGCGCGCGCCGCGATCGCGGAGCCGACCATCGATCTCGGCGAGGTCGTGTCTCTCCCCGCCGGCACCGACTTCGAAGCGCGGGTCGTCTTCCCGTGA
- a CDS encoding S8 family serine peptidase: MPSPIEKVLAERIEDLRKRELPPVEVAVLDSGVDATHPDLEPRVVKALAAVTKDDKTEVVTHGLANHDTYGHGTAVSSIISHVAPNARIVDYRVLGPDNTGAGDALLACLRHAVDAGYKVINMSLAAKASFGPQLLPLCDKAYRNGQVIVAAKRNMPLGDLGYPAEISTVVSVDRTKFEAPWAVRYVPASIIEYIGHGDDVHVAAPGGGYTTKTGTSFATPAISGVVALLLGAYPELRPFEVKTVLRAWSQELV; encoded by the coding sequence ATGCCGTCGCCGATCGAGAAGGTCCTCGCCGAGCGCATCGAGGACCTTCGGAAGCGGGAGCTGCCGCCGGTCGAGGTCGCCGTCCTCGACAGCGGCGTCGACGCGACCCACCCGGACCTCGAGCCGCGCGTCGTCAAGGCGCTCGCGGCGGTGACGAAGGACGACAAGACCGAGGTCGTCACCCACGGCCTCGCGAACCACGACACGTACGGCCACGGCACCGCGGTCTCGAGCATCATCTCGCACGTCGCGCCGAACGCGCGCATCGTCGACTACCGCGTCCTCGGCCCCGACAACACCGGCGCGGGCGACGCGCTCCTCGCCTGCCTCCGCCACGCGGTGGATGCAGGTTACAAGGTGATCAACATGAGCCTCGCCGCGAAGGCGAGCTTCGGCCCGCAGCTCCTGCCGCTCTGCGACAAGGCGTACCGCAACGGCCAGGTCATCGTCGCGGCGAAGCGGAACATGCCGCTCGGCGACCTCGGCTACCCCGCCGAGATCAGCACCGTCGTGAGCGTCGACCGCACGAAGTTCGAGGCGCCGTGGGCGGTGCGCTACGTGCCGGCGAGCATCATCGAGTACATCGGTCACGGCGACGACGTGCACGTCGCGGCCCCCGGCGGCGGCTACACCACGAAGACCGGCACCTCCTTCGCCACCCCCGCGATCAGCGGCGTCGTCGCGCTCCTCCTCGGCGCGTACCCGGAGCTCCGGCCCTTCGAGGTGAAGACGGTGCTCCGCGCGTGGTCGCAGGAGCTCGTGTGA
- a CDS encoding GAF domain-containing protein encodes MTQPSELLSLLAIEPASAEERVLRVLIELGAQVVDAEEGSLLVHDTAKNDLVFAMTVGGPEVLIGQRLALGQGLTGLAAATREVQIGAPTFQGVVQEKGPEAVIAAPMLVGDDLIGVITAVSFAKGKRFSGRDGDLYARLAAVAGVVVDQRRHLNAAAGKAQAQAQNSVEAGIATSIARIAKHRPDALTRLATIVAEVEALASGPGADLEI; translated from the coding sequence ATGACGCAGCCGAGTGAGCTCCTCTCGCTGCTCGCGATCGAGCCGGCGAGCGCGGAGGAGCGGGTCCTTCGCGTCCTCATCGAGCTCGGCGCGCAGGTCGTCGACGCAGAGGAGGGATCGCTCCTCGTCCACGACACCGCGAAGAACGACCTCGTCTTCGCGATGACGGTCGGCGGACCCGAGGTGCTGATCGGCCAGCGGCTCGCGCTCGGGCAGGGCCTCACCGGCCTCGCCGCCGCGACGCGCGAGGTGCAGATCGGCGCGCCCACCTTCCAGGGCGTCGTGCAGGAGAAGGGGCCGGAGGCGGTCATCGCCGCGCCGATGCTCGTCGGCGACGACCTCATCGGCGTCATCACCGCGGTCAGCTTCGCGAAGGGCAAGCGCTTCAGCGGGCGCGACGGCGACCTCTACGCCCGCCTCGCCGCGGTCGCGGGCGTCGTCGTCGATCAGCGGCGCCACCTGAACGCGGCGGCGGGCAAGGCGCAGGCGCAGGCGCAGAACAGCGTCGAGGCCGGGATCGCCACGTCGATCGCGCGGATCGCGAAGCACCGGCCCGACGCGCTCACGCGGCTCGCGACGATCGTGGCCGAGGTCGAGGCGCTCGCGTCCGGGCCCGGGGCCGACCTGGAGATTTGA